Part of the Blastocatellia bacterium genome, GGATGCTGCTCCTCGTTGCGGAGGCCGCAAGCTACTCATTTCGTGGCTCCGATTCGTTGAAATCTTTGAATGGACCCTATGCTGAGTGGTTGGAGGGAGGTTATGAAAATCGCCATCTACGACACGACACTCCGAGACGGCACACAGGGAGAGGATGTCAGCTTCTCCGTCGAAGACAAGATGATGATTGCGCGGAAGCTGGACGAGCTGGGAGTAGATTACATTGAAGGCGGCTGGCCGGGATCGAACGTGCGGGATGCCGCTTTCTTCAAACGGGCACGGAACCTTCGCTTAAAGCACGCGCGACTGGCCGCCTTCGGCAGCACGTGCCACCCCAAACATCATGTCGAAGAGGATCCCAACCTGCGGTCGCTCATCGAGGCGGAGACTCCGGTCGTCACCATCTTCGGCAAGACCTGGGACTTCCACGTGAAGAAGGCCCTCGGCATCACGCTGGAGCGCAACCTTGAACTCATTCACGATTCGGTCGCCTACTTGAAAGCGCTCGGACGAGAAGTCATCTACGATGCCGAGCACTTCTTCGACGGATTCTTCGCCAACCCCGATTACGCTCTGGCGACGCTGGAGGCTGCTGCCCGAGGGGGAGCCGATGTCATCGTTCTGTGCGATACCAACGGAGGGACGCTGACGAGCAGACTCATCGAGGCGATTGATGCCGTGCGACCGAGGTTGCCCGTCCCGTTAGGGATCCATGCTCACAATGATTCCGACCTGGCGGTGGCTAATTCCATAGCGGCGGTGGAGCACGGCATCACGCATGTTCAGGGAACGATCAACGGATACGGCGAGCGGTGCGGTAACGCCAATCTGTGTTCGATCATTCCCAACCTGGAATTGAAGCTGGGCCTGCGAACGATCGGAAGAGAGAGGTTGCCGCTTCTAGTTGGCGTCTCTCGCTTCGTCAGCGAGCTGGCCAATCTGCCTCACTTTTGCCGTCAGCCCTTCGTCGGGCAGAGCGCCTTCGCTCATAAAGGCGGCGTGCATGTCAGCGCGGTGATGAAGGACGCGGCCACCTACGAGCATATTCAACCGGAACTCGTCGGCAATCGCCGGCGCGTGCTCATTTCCGATCTGTCGGGCAAAAGCAACATCCTCTATAAAGCGGCGGAGATGGGAATCAACCTGGAGGCCACCGATGAACGGCTTCAGCCCGTGTTGGAACGACTGAAGGAGCTGGAACATGACGGCTACCAATTCGAGGCCGCCGAAGGATCGTTTCGACTTCTACTGGAGCAAGCGCTCAATGGGCGGTACGAATTTTTCCATGTCGAAGGCTTTCGTGTGGTGAGTGAACGGACCCGGGAGGGCCGACCTCGGTCAGTGGCCACCGTTCATGTGCGCGTCGGCGACAAAGAACAACACGCGATGGCTCAAGGGAAAGGACCGGTGCTGGCCCTTGACCGGGCCTTGCG contains:
- the cimA gene encoding citramalate synthase, with product MKIAIYDTTLRDGTQGEDVSFSVEDKMMIARKLDELGVDYIEGGWPGSNVRDAAFFKRARNLRLKHARLAAFGSTCHPKHHVEEDPNLRSLIEAETPVVTIFGKTWDFHVKKALGITLERNLELIHDSVAYLKALGREVIYDAEHFFDGFFANPDYALATLEAAARGGADVIVLCDTNGGTLTSRLIEAIDAVRPRLPVPLGIHAHNDSDLAVANSIAAVEHGITHVQGTINGYGERCGNANLCSIIPNLELKLGLRTIGRERLPLLVGVSRFVSELANLPHFCRQPFVGQSAFAHKGGVHVSAVMKDAATYEHIQPELVGNRRRVLISDLSGKSNILYKAAEMGINLEATDERLQPVLERLKELEHDGYQFEAAEGSFRLLLEQALNGRYEFFHVEGFRVVSERTREGRPRSVATVHVRVGDKEQHAMAQGKGPVLALDRALRKALSQFFHCLNEIRLTDYKVRVLNAEKGTAAKVRVLVQTSDGDDTWSTVGVSENILEASYQALVDAVTYKLVKTYGKPPVKGDGQEGTRGEETYSHQYGWGV